The following DNA comes from Streptomyces sp. NBC_00273.
GACTACGACCACGCCGACGAGTACGACGAGTACCTCGTGTGGCCGGCGAGCGAGGCCGCGGTGGTGCTGGAGCGCGAGCAGTGGGCCGTCTTCGTCAGGTGGAACCAGCGCAGCGAAGCCGGGGAGGCCGGTCTGGAGAGCCATCCGGACCGCGGTGGCGTCGACGCCCGCTACGACGAGCTGACCCGACTGCTCGCACCGCACCGGCAGCCTGCGGAGGGTGCGCGGCGGCTGGTCGGCGAGCTCGGGTTCGACGCAGGCGACCGCTACCGGGTCGACGGGCTCGACTACTGGTTCCGGTGGCATCCGGGCAGATGACGACCCGCCCGGTGCGCGGCGCAGCTCGAGGTCAATCGCCGATCGTGCCGAAGGCAGCCCGCCCCGTCGGCCGGTAGGTGTGGACGGCGGTCCCGGCCGGTGTCGCACGCGAACTCACCAGCTCATAGGCGGTCGGCAGCCCGCCGGTGGGGAACAGCCGGCGACCGGCCCCCAGCACCACGGGGAAGACCAGCAGATTGACCTCGTCCACGAGGTCCCGGGCCAAGAGCCACTGCGCGAGCTGCCCGCTGCCGTGCACCTGCAACTCCCCCTCCAGCGCGTCCTTGACCCGGACGATCTCGCCCTGCAGGTGCTCCCCGTCGAGCACGGTGACCGGCCCCCAGGCCGGCTCCTTCAGCGTGGTCGACGCCACGTACTTGTGCAGCCGGTTCAGCTTGCCCGGGATCGGGTCGGCGGGGTCGTCGTGCTCCGGCCAGTACGAGGCGAAGATCTCGTACGTCTTCCGCCCGAGCAGGAACGCCCCGGCCCGCCCGAACACCTCGGTGATGAACTCCCCCATCCCCTCGTCGGCGAACGGCGCGACCCACCCGCCGTACTCGAACCCGCCGCTGCGGTCCTCGTCGGGCCCCCCGGGCGCCTGCATCACGCCGTCCAGCGTCACGAAGGTGGTCAGTGTCAGCTTCCCCATGGCTCTGTTCTCCTCGCTCGATGGCCCCTACGGGTTCAGACTCCCGCCCCCGTCAGAACTCATCGCGCCGCCACGCACGACCGTTCGGTCCGTTCCGACTGACTGGAGGAAACGCCGGGCCGGGAGACCCTGGCCGACCGTGCGCGGCAGAGCGGGGCGGCCGACCTCATCGATGGACAAGCCTCCAAAACTCCGAAGGCCCCACTGCAACACCTCGCAGTGGGGCCCTTCAGAAATGTTTCAGCCACGCAACCAAGCGGTCAGAGTTTCGACAGCGAGGCCAGCATCGTCCACCTCAACCCTCGAGATGTCGGATTCTAGCAGAAATGGCAGTTGGCCATTTTCGTGCGAATCCAGTTGCATTTCCGCGCCACCTTCACGGGAAATGAACCACACGTTATCGTCATCGGCCGGCCAAGTAACTGACAGCCGCTCGACTCGAAGGTCAGTGAAAATCCCCCTCAGAGCATCAAACACCTCATCCAGCGGACCTCCAGTAACATCAGACGGCCCCCACGAGATGTTTGCAGGCATCGAATTCACATCCTCTCCACTGGGGAATCTTCCGATCAGCATCGCGGAATTCCGAGTGCATCAGGAGCCAATCGACTGGTCTTCGGCACAGGGTTGGACTCAAGTTCACCGAATGGATCACCGCTCCCGAGTGTCACATTCACGTGGTTGTAGTTGAGTGGCGACCCTTCGCCTCTAATTGGCTCGGGTGCATAGTCCACAGTGCCACCAGCTGCGCGAATTTCCCCGGCCGTTGTTGCGCGAAGTTTGCCATGTGGAACGCCGGCACCCGCCTCAGCAACCGAGGTACCCATTGCGCCGGAGAAGCCTTCGCCAGCACCGGGCATCGGCCTCTCACCCCCGCGAACGATGACGAAGTCGTCCGGCACCTGCCAGCCATTTTCATTGTGCACCAAGACCGGCGTCGACTCGGCAAGAACATAGTAGGTGTGCAGGTCGGAGACCGTCAGATTGTACGTTGCCTGGTCCGCACGGTAGGAACGGGTTCGCGCGATGGAGACCCCTCGCCCGTCGTCCGTGCGCAGGGTCATGCCTGCCTTGAGGTCACCCGCTTCAACCCAGGCATCTGCCGACATCGACCAGAACAGGTGGTGTGCCGTTGTCGTGATGACGGGTTCGGCTTCTCCGGCTCCGATCGTCAGGTCGACGTATTCCTTGTCGTCCTTCGTCAGGATCTCGGCGGTGACCGTTTTCGGCGTGGTCTCTCCCGTCACCGGGTCCGTGGCTAGAACCTTTTCGCCGACTTCGACGTCGTCGATCTCCTTGGTGGTGCCGTCAGCCATCAGGACGAGCGTGTCTTCGGTGAAGCTGTTGTGGCGCAGACAGGCGATGGCCACATCGACGGCGTCGTGCACCACCGCTCCGGTGACCGCCCTGCCCGCCGTTGCCGCTTTCGCGGCCCTGCCGATGACACTTCCGGCGATCGTGATCGTCACGTCCACCGCGGCCATTCCGCAGTTCTTGTTCCAGCCCGGGTCCTTGATGCACTCCCAGGTGCTTCGGATCCCCAGTGCTTCCATCCAGTCGCCACTGGGACTAGTCAGCTTGATCCTGTTCGCCGTGTCGCAGAAGTCTTGCCTGTCTCTGGCGCCGGTTGATGAGCAGTATCCGTTCGCCCAGCGCCTCAGGTTCTCCTGGTAGGTCCGGGTGGGCCAGTAGCCCTGCTTGAGGAGTTCCTCCTCGGTGGGAAGGGTCTTTCCTGCGAGGACGAGCTTGACGGTGCTCTTGGTACCGCTCTTGGCGTCGCCCTTCGCGCTGCCTTTGGAGCCAACGCCGCCCGAGACCCGCTGCCGTTCCACCTCCGGGTCGTTCTCCTCCTTGTAGTCCCCGTAGGTGCCGTTGGTGCCTGCGCAGTAGTTCGGGAAGCAGCTTTCGAGCCCGGTGGGGTCCATCTGGTTGACCGGGTCGCCGTTCGCGTACACGTACCCGTTCATCTGCATCGGGTTGGTGATGTCGATGACCGGGTCGACGCTGATGAACCGGCCGTTCGCGGGTTCGTACTCGCGGGCGCCGATGTGCGTGAGACGGGTGGCGCTGTCGTCCGTGCCCGTCCCCAGGAAGTCGCGCTGGCCCGCCCAGTTCCCGACCTGGGCGCCCCGGGGGTTGCCGTAGGGGTCGGCCTTGCGGTGGGTGACCTTCTGGCCCGCGGCCTGTTCCACCATGGTGGTGGCGGTCCCCTGGCGGTCGCTCAACAGGACGGTCAGGGCGTGGCCCGTGGTCTTGCCCTTGGTCTGGCGGACGGTGGTAGTGGCTCCGACGCCGGTGTAATAGCGGACGGCATCGACGGCCTGGCCGGCCAGGTTGACCGTGACCTCGGCCTCACCGAGGTACAGCGTGCGACTGCTCCCGGTCTCCTGGATGAGCCGGTTTCCGGAGGCATCGTAGATGTACGAACTACCGCTGCCGCCGAAGACCCACTGCTGCGCGGCGGACCCGGCGACGCACGTGTAGATGTGGAGGTCGTTGCCGTCGGCGGCATCGTCGTTGGGGACGGTGACGCACTGGCCCGTGGCCTGGTTGTAGAGGGTCTTGTCGGGCCTGGAGGTGAACTTCTGTTCGTTGCTGCCGTCGCAGGTGTAGAGGCGGGCCCTGCTGTCCTTGGCGGTGAGGCACTTGCCGAGGGCCTTGACGGTGTCGCCGCCGAGGGTCCACTTCTGCGCCTTGGACTCGTTGCACGACATCACCTGGGCGGGCGTGCCGTCCGCGGAGTTGCCGCCGTCGACGTCGAGGCACTTGCCGGCCAGACCGGTGACGGTGACGGCGCCGATGCCCGGGCTGCTGGCGGAGGCGAGCTTGTTGCGCCGGTCCCAGTTGAGGATCTGGGTGTCGCCGTCGATGGTCCGCCGGGTCGTGTTGCCGGCGCTGTCGTAGCCGTACGTGGAGAGCGACGTGACCGTCGAGTTCTGGGACTTGGTGGTCTGCTTGGCCTCGGTGAGTGCGTGCGGATGGGTCTTGACCGGCGGCAGCCCGCCGTTGCCCGTCACCTGGACGCCGTACGCGTAGGTCGTGGTGTCGTCCAGTGCCGCATTCGTGAGGTCGCGGTTGATGAGTTTGGTCCGGTTGCCTATGGCATCGAACTCGTACTCCTGCCAGTAGCCGTCGCCGTCGGGGCCGGGGGTGACGTCACTCAGGCTGGGGCCGGTGCAGTTCTCGGTCTTGCCGGTCCACGCCTTGGTGAGCTGCCCCAGCGTGTTGTACGTGTAGCACTGGCGGTCGACGCGGCCACCGGACTGACGATCCGTCACCGAAGTGATCTTGCCGCTGGTGTCGTACTTGTAGGAGCGGGCGTTGATCCGGTTGGGTCCGGTCGTCTCCCGGTCCGCGCTGGTGTCGGTGACACGACCGGTGGTCGGATCGTAGAAGCTGGTGGTCCACACCCGGTGCGGTGCCTTGCCGGATGCCGTGCGCAGTACCTCGCCGAACGGGCTGAAGACCGTCTCCGCGGTGTACCAGGAGAGGCCCGACATCGTGGTCGGCGCGCCCTCCTCGTTGTAGCGGGTGATCAGCTTCTCGGCGGCGAGGCCGCCCGGGGTGGCCGGGACCGTGGTGGACTGGACCTTGCCGGTGGAGGTGTAGGTGGTGGTGTAGGCGTACGTGCCGGCCAGGCCCTTGGTGGCTGCGCCGTCCGGGATGGTGAGGGTGGTGCCGGTCGGCCGGTATTCGGAGTCGTAGCCGGTGACCTTGCTGGTCACCGTGACGTCACCGGTGCGGCGGGTCGACGCGACCGGTTGGCCCTTGGCACCCGGCAGCGTGTCGTAGGACCAGGTGGCGACCGGAGTGCCGTTCGGGGCGTCCTCCACCTCGGCGGTCTTGCGGTTCAGCTTGTCGTAGTTGGTGAAGGTCTTCTGCCCGGCCGCGTTCTCGGACCAGACCTGCTGGTCGAGGTTGTTGTAGCCGAAGGAGGAGATTCCCAGGTCGGGGTCGCTCGTACCGATCAGGCGGCCTCGGGCGTCGTACGAGTACGTCCAGTCGTTGCCGGCCGCGTCGGTCACCTTGGCCAGCTTGCCCCGGACGTCGTACGCGTACTTGGTGTCGGTCCAGGTAGTCAGGTCGGCGGCTGCGAACTTCTGGACCAGCGTCGTGCGGTTCAGCGCGTCGGTCCAGGTCCTGGTCGCCTCGCTGCCCGGCAGCGGGGCCGTTCCGTCGGCCGACATCGCGCTGCGCTGAACGGTCCAGTTCCCGCCGTAGGTGACGACGGCGGAGTGGTGCGGAGTGCCCTCGTGGAGAGTGGTGGAGCGGACCGCCCGGCCGAGGCCGTCGTAGGCGGTCGCGGTGGCGTTCGGGACGTGGAAGACCGTCTCCGGGACGAAGATCTTCTTGTCCGGTTCCCCTTCTGCGTAGTAGGCGTTGTCGGTCTGTCGCACGGCACCGCTGGCGTTGTAGAGGGTGTCGGTGATCAGACGGCCGCCGCCCAGCGCCTCCTTCTGGGTCTGGCGCGTGCGCAGGAGGCCGTCGTAGACGGTGACCGTGTTCTCGTAGGTGCCGTTGTCCCGCAGAGCGCCACTGACCACGGTCGGCGGCATGTCGACGGATATGTCGTACGAGAAAACGAAGGCCGCCTTGTCCGTACCCTGCTTCCGGGAGGGAGTCCACACTCCGGTGGTGCGGCCCAGTGCGTCGTAGGCCATGCTCGCCTTGCGGCCATTGGCGTCGGTGGATTCCAGCACGCTGCCACGGCCGGGATCGGACTTCGCCGTCACGGTGTGGCCCAGGGCGTTGGTGATCGTGGTGGAGAAGACGGGGCCCGTGGGAGGGCTGACGGTCGTGGACGTCGGATTGCCGGCCGCGTCGTAGGCCTTGATGGGGCGCCCCAGGGCGTCGTACTCGGTACGGGCCGTGGTGACCCATCCGGTGCCGGCGCCGTCGAGGGTGTCGACCTGAACCGGCAGCCCCTTCACGGGGGCGGTACCGAATGCGTTCAGGGCGTCGTAGGAGGTGCGGGTGTCCGTGAGGACCTGCCCGGTGGCCGCCTTGCTGCAGTCACCGGCCGTGCTGCGTACCCTCTGGGCGAGTCCGATGATGTGCTTCGTCGTGTTGTGCACGTAGGTGGTGGTGATGCAGTTCTGCTCCGAGGACGTCCACCCCGTGCCGTTCGACGTCAGCACTTCGGCCTGCGCCGTCTTGGGCAGACCGTAGGCCCCCTCGTCGAACGTGTTCTGGGTACGGACCATACGGGTCCCGCCCTCGATCGACTGGAACGCATCGGAACGGGCCGTGCCGGTACGGAAGGCCTCCAGGTCAGTGGTGCCACGCCGCGGACGATTCGCCGTCCGCTGGCTCCAGGGCCAATTGATCACGCGCGAGGAGACGTTGCCGCCCGCCTTCGTATAGCTGATCGTTTCCGCTACTTGTCCTTGCAGTTGGAGAAGGTCCTCCCCCAGGTCCTCGGCATTGGTGGAGTCCTTGACCCTGACCTTGGCGCGACCACCGTCTCCGGACATGCCGCGGAAATAGCGCGTGCGCGTCTGGGACTGCTCCGTGGCGTCGGGCTTGCCCGCGTTGGCGGTGACGCCCTTGGTCGTCACGACCGATGCGTACCCCCTCCACTGGCTGTAGGTGCGCAGTTCGGGCTTGGTGAACTCGTCGGTGTCCTTGCCCCAGGCCGCGTCACCTTCGTACGTGTAACTGGTGGTGACGTCGGGCTGGCGGGCGACGCGGTCCTTCTCGACGACCTTCTCGACGACGTATTTGTTGAACCACTCCAGCGGCGGCTTCTCCAGCTCGGTGTCCGGGGACCAGTGGACGGGGAAGCAACGGGTGGTGTTGGCCTCCGGCTTGGGGTGAGTCGTACCCACCGCACAGGGAGCCGAGTAGTCGACGTACGTCTCGCCACCGGTCTCGTTGCGGATTGTCTCCACGCGGAGGCGGTCGTAGTCGGGCGTCGCGTCGCCGGCGCTCTTCGCGACGCGGTTCGGCATGTCCTGGACGTTGGCCAGGAAGGACACCGGCGGCAGCGGGATCCCGATCAGGTTGTCACCGCTGTCCTTCGCGGTGCCGTATCCGGTGCGGGTGATGGACTCCAGCCACAGCGGGGGGTGCGTGTCGGTGCGCTGCTTCGGGAACGACTGGGTCAGCG
Coding sequences within:
- a CDS encoding dihydrofolate reductase family protein is translated as MGKLTLTTFVTLDGVMQAPGGPDEDRSGGFEYGGWVAPFADEGMGEFITEVFGRAGAFLLGRKTYEIFASYWPEHDDPADPIPGKLNRLHKYVASTTLKEPAWGPVTVLDGEHLQGEIVRVKDALEGELQVHGSGQLAQWLLARDLVDEVNLLVFPVVLGAGRRLFPTGGLPTAYELVSSRATPAGTAVHTYRPTGRAAFGTIGD
- a CDS encoding ricin-type beta-trefoil lectin domain protein, which gives rise to MSPISANNSSLPGNRKARAWRARLAGRIGVTLSVTLVATLLPAEAWAASPGNRSGVDLPGLQQDIKAKLDKVAAAKLQGWDGAAAAPPPGYEPSRVTPPAAGSEPVALNPESGAQLVQAGGLPISIGKASPTERNPTPPAPSGTWVVAVEARTATESAGVDGAIIKVTPPAGSSTPVDVQLDYKKFEDLYGTEWATRLELKQLPECFLTTPERPECSAAVDVPSTNDPHAGTVRATVDPVAVPGQGLRTMSGGGGAMVLAASDGGSGAGGTYKATPLSPSGSWSAGGSGGGFSWTYPLTVPPNPAGPEPKIAFSYSSQAVDGKTSVANGQGSWIGDGWSYEPGYIERRYRACSEDRDATGGAPNNDNSTDKKKGDLCWAGDNLVMSLGGSTTELVRDAASGQLVPAADDGSKIERMSGSANGAKDGEYWVVTTRDGTRYHFGRHNVGTHGDGASPLTVTDSVFTVPVFGNHPGEPCHQAAYANSSCRQAWRWNLDYVEDVHGNAMVIDWQPEQNRYAKNAKFKEKNAAEVGYTRGGYPTRILYGLRADNLAGAPAGRVEFTLAERCIEEGGVKCGNAQFDSKNYGDKQPWWDTPSTLHCKMDAENCHVASPTFWSRKRLTGVTTYGQRTEGSTALSKVDHWSLTQSFPKQRTDTHPPLWLESITRTGYGTAKDSGDNLIGIPLPPVSFLANVQDMPNRVAKSAGDATPDYDRLRVETIRNETGGETYVDYSAPCAVGTTHPKPEANTTRCFPVHWSPDTELEKPPLEWFNKYVVEKVVEKDRVARQPDVTTSYTYEGDAAWGKDTDEFTKPELRTYSQWRGYASVVTTKGVTANAGKPDATEQSQTRTRYFRGMSGDGGRAKVRVKDSTNAEDLGEDLLQLQGQVAETISYTKAGGNVSSRVINWPWSQRTANRPRRGTTDLEAFRTGTARSDAFQSIEGGTRMVRTQNTFDEGAYGLPKTAQAEVLTSNGTGWTSSEQNCITTTYVHNTTKHIIGLAQRVRSTAGDCSKAATGQVLTDTRTSYDALNAFGTAPVKGLPVQVDTLDGAGTGWVTTARTEYDALGRPIKAYDAAGNPTSTTVSPPTGPVFSTTITNALGHTVTAKSDPGRGSVLESTDANGRKASMAYDALGRTTGVWTPSRKQGTDKAAFVFSYDISVDMPPTVVSGALRDNGTYENTVTVYDGLLRTRQTQKEALGGGRLITDTLYNASGAVRQTDNAYYAEGEPDKKIFVPETVFHVPNATATAYDGLGRAVRSTTLHEGTPHHSAVVTYGGNWTVQRSAMSADGTAPLPGSEATRTWTDALNRTTLVQKFAAADLTTWTDTKYAYDVRGKLAKVTDAAGNDWTYSYDARGRLIGTSDPDLGISSFGYNNLDQQVWSENAAGQKTFTNYDKLNRKTAEVEDAPNGTPVATWSYDTLPGAKGQPVASTRRTGDVTVTSKVTGYDSEYRPTGTTLTIPDGAATKGLAGTYAYTTTYTSTGKVQSTTVPATPGGLAAEKLITRYNEEGAPTTMSGLSWYTAETVFSPFGEVLRTASGKAPHRVWTTSFYDPTTGRVTDTSADRETTGPNRINARSYKYDTSGKITSVTDRQSGGRVDRQCYTYNTLGQLTKAWTGKTENCTGPSLSDVTPGPDGDGYWQEYEFDAIGNRTKLINRDLTNAALDDTTTYAYGVQVTGNGGLPPVKTHPHALTEAKQTTKSQNSTVTSLSTYGYDSAGNTTRRTIDGDTQILNWDRRNKLASASSPGIGAVTVTGLAGKCLDVDGGNSADGTPAQVMSCNESKAQKWTLGGDTVKALGKCLTAKDSRARLYTCDGSNEQKFTSRPDKTLYNQATGQCVTVPNDDAADGNDLHIYTCVAGSAAQQWVFGGSGSSYIYDASGNRLIQETGSSRTLYLGEAEVTVNLAGQAVDAVRYYTGVGATTTVRQTKGKTTGHALTVLLSDRQGTATTMVEQAAGQKVTHRKADPYGNPRGAQVGNWAGQRDFLGTGTDDSATRLTHIGAREYEPANGRFISVDPVIDITNPMQMNGYVYANGDPVNQMDPTGLESCFPNYCAGTNGTYGDYKEENDPEVERQRVSGGVGSKGSAKGDAKSGTKSTVKLVLAGKTLPTEEELLKQGYWPTRTYQENLRRWANGYCSSTGARDRQDFCDTANRIKLTSPSGDWMEALGIRSTWECIKDPGWNKNCGMAAVDVTITIAGSVIGRAAKAATAGRAVTGAVVHDAVDVAIACLRHNSFTEDTLVLMADGTTKEIDDVEVGEKVLATDPVTGETTPKTVTAEILTKDDKEYVDLTIGAGEAEPVITTTAHHLFWSMSADAWVEAGDLKAGMTLRTDDGRGVSIARTRSYRADQATYNLTVSDLHTYYVLAESTPVLVHNENGWQVPDDFVIVRGGERPMPGAGEGFSGAMGTSVAEAGAGVPHGKLRATTAGEIRAAGGTVDYAPEPIRGEGSPLNYNHVNVTLGSGDPFGELESNPVPKTSRLAPDALGIPRC